ACCATCATCGTGGTCTCATGGCGAGACCCCCATCTCCACAcgcccatgtatttcttcctcagCAACCTCTCTTTCCTGGACCTCTGCTACACCACCAGCGTTGGTCCCCAGATGCTGGTGAACTTCCGCAGCACCCAAAAATCCATCTCCTGGGCCGGCTGTGTGGCCCAGCTCTacatctccctctctctgggcGGCAccgagtgcctcctgctggccgtcaTGGCCTACGACCGCTATACTGCCATCTGCCAGCCACTGCACTACACAATCATCATGAGCCGCCGCCTCTGCCTGCAGCTGGCAGCCACCTCCTGGTTGTGTGGCTTCGGCAACTCCATCCTGCAGACCATCCTGACGCTGCAGCTGCCCCGGTGCGGGCGGAACCAAATCGAGCACTTCTTCTGCGAGGTACCGGCCCTGCTCAAGCTGGCCTGTGTCGATACCTCTGCCAATGAGGCCGAGCTCCTCGCCAGCGGGGTGATTTTGCTGCTGGTTCCACTGGGCCTCATCCTGGTCTCCTATGGCTACATCAGCACCGCTGTGCTGAGGATTCACTCGGCCCAGGGCAGGCTCAAGGCCTTCAACACTTGTTCCTCCCATCTAGCCGTGGTGTCACTCTTCTATGGCACGGCCATTTCCACATATCTACAGCCTCCATCCAGCTACTCCCAGGACCGAGGCAAGATGGTCTCCCTCTTCTACACCATGGTGACCCCCATGCTCAACCCCCTCATCTACACGCTGAGGAACAAGGAGGTGCACAGGGCCCTGTGGAGGGCACTGGGGAGAAATGTGACCGCCCAGGTGACCTGAGCTGGATAGACAATTGGCACAGAACCATCTGTGCCTCTTATGGCTTCTGTTGCCTCTTTGCTGCCCATGTGGAGCCTTctgccttccccacagccccggccCTCTCCACCCACACAAACCCTCTGTCCTCTCCCACTCTACAGAACAAACCTGCCCTAATCTGCCCCACAACCTGCCTTCCCTCTCCTACCCCATGCAACCCCTCTCCCATCTCACACATCCCATCTTGCACCCACACAacacccctgccctctgcttTCCAATTCAACCAAACACCATCCTTGGTGGACCTCTAGGAACAATACCTGTTCTCCTGCCCAAAGAGATTATTCTTATTGCTTTCTACTGTGGTAGAAAAGAGTCTGCAACTGAGTTCAGGGTTGTACCaagtgctgcccagacacacagggagaggcagtccctgccccagctcagatcagggccccattgtgcttggtgatGCACACACAGTGAGAATCAGTCcttgccccagctgagatcagggccccattgtgcctggCACTGCACACACAGTGAGAATCAGTCCTTGCCCTAGGTGAGATCCAGGCCATATTCCATGAGACAGGAAGTTATATGAGTTCAGTGCCTTCTGAACAAAACTATTGGACATCACAATCAAAGACTGGATTAAGTCAGTGAAGGCAGCTGTATGGGTGTTGAGAGTACCTGAAGAAGATCATGTGGATTTTGTGGAAGAGTATCTCAAAGTCCAGGCCAGATCCACGGTGAAGTTCATGGCAACAGCTGACAAGCCAGATGTAGAGAAGACATTTCAGCTTCTCTTAAAAGGTGTATGGAAACAAAGTGTCCATTTGAACCAGACTTAAGGAATTCTATGAGCTGACACATTGACCACTCAGGCCTACTCATATGAGCTCCGGGAGAGAATGAGTCAGGTGAAGTGCTAAGACCCACAACAACTTCCGGACATGGATATGGTCCTGAAAGCATAGTTAGGGCTGGGGCTCCGGGATGATTCCCTCCACTGTGAGATGAAGAAGAGGTTTAAATAAGAGCCCAGTAAGAATTTCCATGAACTCCTGCCAGCTGCCATTACATGGTCTGAATTAGAGCAAGATCCTGTGGAGGAGATGGCCAAGCCCAACCCCTGTACACGGAGTGGAGGCCTAGGTAATGCAGCTACTGGGGAAAAGGCTTTTCCCCAAACACAGTTAACACTGGAAAGTTTAAAAGAAGCTGTCCAGAAACTGGCGAACAAACAGTGGGTGATGCTGAAAGTAATGACTGAGGTGATGAAAGGTAAAATCTCCCCTTGTACGCCAAAGGATCCCGAAGATCCCCGCTGAAGGATATCCAGGGAAGGTACATTTACTACACTTGTGAAAGGCCAGGGTGTACTAGCTGAGAATGTCCCCTGAGAAGGAGACCAGAGCCCCAGGTACTCAAAACCAAAGGGGCATCAGGAATGAGTGGCCCATCTACAGTAGAAGGCCAAGTTGTGGCAGAAGGATTCTTAGGCCTGACCTTGGTGGAAAATCAGTCTGCATACAGTGCTGATAGGATCTCGGACAGTGCCAGCATATCTATGGACTTGTGTGAGTGAGCATTTGGAGACTAACTGCTGAAGTACTTATGGCTGAGGTGAAGATCAGCTGTTTGTCTGATACTGGCTCAGAAATAACCACTAAAACCGAgttgcattttcaaaaatatttgaaggaTAAGGAGCCGACCATACACCAAATACACAGTTTGTACATGTAACAGCAGTTAATGAAATGGCAACCCCAGTGGCGGGATGCCTTGAAATAGACATAGTCTATAGAGCTGAGTGTTTCTCTACCAGTAGGGCGGTAGGTGGCTTTCATCTTGGTCCATGTGGACCCTCCAttacagctggttgggaatttttcaactcAACATTTTCttgtcagaaaatgttgattcatcTAACATGAcaattttggggtggggggtgggggtcaatattttttaagaaaagtaaaaaagtttcaaaattgtggaAACCTCCCATTTTGACATTTAGTAAATGGAAATTTCCATCTTTCTGGTtcgaaacaacttttcatttaggaaattaaacattaaacaaaacatttcaatcgacccaaactaattttttaaaaaatttttggtTCATgcaaattttcaagatttcaactttttgtgcTGATTCCAGATGGGGAAAGGTTTAAAATGTCAAACAATTTCACAAGATGTGAACACGCTTTCCTACCCGTCTCTGTTCTACATCATTTGAGTGCCCTGCTCCAGATGGCATCAGTCCGTGAGTTATATGAGTGGAGCAGACAGGGAATTCCTGCCCAAATATCCCTCACTTTAGTAAAGTCTTCCTACAACATCTACTGGCCAGCTTGGTATCTAGAGGGCCCAGAGCTCTGTGAGTGTAATCACTTAGCTCCACacacagtattattatttattatttatgtttaGCTGACAGCGCTGAGGCCCAGTCATAAACCAggtccccactgtgccaggcactgaacaaacacagaacaaagagacagttgctgccccaaggagctgacaatctaagtataagacaagagacaaccgAAAGATACAGACAGATGTGGGAGCACAAAGTAACAATGAGACAGAATTGGTCAGTAAGGTGAGCAGTGGTCTCAACACACCAGGAGCTGGTTATTTGCATCAAGGCAGTACTTAGGAGACCAGGcgcccttgtgctaggcactgtacaaatacagaacagaatgaCAATCACAAGCTATCAGGCTggatgcaggaggtcaggttggATGGACCTGATAGTTTTTTCTGTCCTTAAAGGCTATGAATCTAttactacaatttaaaaaaaaggagcgggggcagggggagctgggaggattGGCTGGCCTAGGGTGGGGGATTGGGAATGGAATACAGGGTCTTTCTCTTCAATGGGGGTGCTGGCTCTAATCCAGCTCCAGCACAGATGGACTGGGAATATGTTATGGGAACTTTCCTCACTTGGAATGCTGGCTCCAATCAAGTTTTTGAGCAGGCATAGTGCTGAGTGTGGGAATGGAATATggggctttttttattttttataacaaataaaagaaaggggcagctgacagtaatgaatataaatctgaagttaggaattgtagaaaacggatcagggaagcaaagagacacaaggagacttaaagacaataagaaaaagtgtttttaaaatatgttgggggggcaggaagaaTCTTGACAATAGTATTggttcattactagatggaaatggtaggcTTATCAATagtaatgcagaaaagacagagttgttcaataaatgtttctgttctgtatttggggaaaaaataggagatatagtctcatcatatggtgataacactctttccattccatgtACATGTACCTGCAGACCCCATCCCAGGACCAGGGGAAAACGGTCTCTCTGTTCTACACCCCGGTTACCCCCATACTCAACCCCCTGATCAACATGCTGCGGAACAAGGAGGTGCACAGGGCTCTGCGGAAAGTGCTGGGGAAGAGCCCGACCACCCAGGGGACCTGAGCTGGTGCAGTAGTTGGGCATGGAACCATCTGTACCTCTCTTGCGTTCTGTAGCTCTTCCCTGCCCATATGGACTTTTCTACCCTCTGCCCGCTTCCACTCTTCACAACTGCCCTTGCCCTCTCCCACCTCAAAGAAAAACCTGCCCTCCCCAAGCCATACAAGTCCCCTGCCCTCTTTCAAGCCATGCAACCCACCAACTCCTGGGGcatgtctacacctaaaactcagcatcggtgcagctgcgctgctatAGAGCTTTAATGGGAGAAGCGCTCTACACTGACgcaagagagctctcccatcagcatagttaatccacctccctgagaggcagtagctatgttggcaggagaaccTGTCCTGCTGGCATAGCCCTGTCTACtcaggggttaggtcggtataactacttcgctcaggggtgtggatttttataccaatatagctctgcggtgtagaccaggccttggagtTCTGAGATTACACCAGGatgtcagctttcattaaaaaaaagtttctctccATCCCACCCCCTATGGTTGGTTAGTACAGCTGGAAAGATGACACCAGAATGACCTAAAGACtcagaaagcagaaggaaaaggaaaacaccaaatttattatttaaaaaaaaaccttctgattttaagccaatctcctgatttttagGGCCTGACTCACCCTTTTGGAATGCTCTGGGCTGGCAAGACTGCATACTTCCTACCAAGAGAGGAAGACATGCTAGCCCTTCCTCCACTCATGTCTCTGCTCCTCCGGAGGGTTAGAAACTCCATTTACTGGACCACATGTCATCCATTTGTCTGGGACCCACCAGCTTAATTGTTGATTCTGAACAACTTTGGCTACGGGATTGTTCCGAGGTTAATTCAAAGAGGCCTGTTGATTTCAAGGGACATCAGATTGGCCCTCAAAGTGCATGTGACAATGGCTAAGGTTTGGGAAAGTGACAGATGATTTTGGATGATGAAAATGAGACACCTTAAAggcacctgattttcagaaggcaaGTGCCCAGGGCTTCCTGAAAAGcaagcatttaaaaatcctgAGTCATGCTCCAAAAATCATGTCattgtctttaaaatcatgagttttaatta
This genomic interval from Caretta caretta isolate rCarCar2 chromosome 14, rCarCar1.hap1, whole genome shotgun sequence contains the following:
- the LOC125621484 gene encoding olfactory receptor 2B8-like yields the protein MILGKGEREDGNQSSLGEFILLGVSDRPQFELLLFVLILTCYTMILLGNTTIIVVSWRDPHLHTPMYFFLSNLSFLDLCYTTSVGPQMLVNFRSTQKSISWAGCVAQLYISLSLGGTECLLLAVMAYDRYTAICQPLHYTIIMSRRLCLQLAATSWLCGFGNSILQTILTLQLPRCGRNQIEHFFCEVPALLKLACVDTSANEAELLASGVILLLVPLGLILVSYGYISTAVLRIHSAQGRLKAFNTCSSHLAVVSLFYGTAISTYLQPPSSYSQDRGKMVSLFYTMVTPMLNPLIYTLRNKEVHRALWRALGRNVTAQVT